One window of the Branchiostoma lanceolatum isolate klBraLanc5 chromosome 3, klBraLanc5.hap2, whole genome shotgun sequence genome contains the following:
- the LOC136430964 gene encoding histone-lysine N-trimethyltransferase SMYD5-like isoform X1 — protein sequence MAAPMDTTPHESGAPMDITGVEIVQDPIKGKCLNATRSFKEGEIIFREKPIVSCQFLWNAMYKYTACDHCMRSMETAEAMSRRLANTPSLVLPFPQCCAVRQEEHVTCPHCQVVYCSESCRQEGWNKYHRVLCLGPSVNDLEHPINKLAETWRNIHYPPETASIMMIARMIAMVKQTADRDDLLQTFSGFCQATTDQEELMSHKLLGAEFQDQLELLRGLMVEALYEENLDQWFTPDGFRSMFAMIGRNGQGIGTSSLSVYVHNCDALELPSQDREKLDAFIDQLYVDIEHESGSFLNCEGSGLYSLQSCCNHSCEPNAEPAFDESNYVLSMRALRDITQGEELFICYLDECERTRSKHSRQKLLRENYLFSCSCEKCTREAEEPDVTSSEEEEDDEDGESDEH from the exons GGAAAATGCCTCAATGCCACAAGATCTTTCAAGGAGGGAGAGATCATTTTCAGGGAGAAACCCATAGTATCCTGCCAGTTTTTATGGAATGCAATGTATAAATACACTG CATGTGACCACTGCATGCGCTCCATGGAGACAGCAGAGGCCATGAGCAGACGGCTGGCCAACACTCCCAGTCTGGTGCTGCCCTTCCCACAATGCTGTGCTGTCAGACAAGAGGAGCATGTTACATGTCCTCACTGTCAG GTGGTATACTGTAGTGAGAGTTGCAGACAGGAAGGCTGGAACAAGTACCACAGGGTTCTGTGTCTGGGACCTTCTGTTAATGACTTGGAGCATCCTATCAACAAACTAGCAGAAACCTGGAG AAACATACACTACCCTCCGGAAACTGCCAGTATCATGATGATTGCCAGAATGATAGCCATGGTCAAACAG ACAGCAGACAGGGACGACCTTCTGCAAACCTTCTCTGGTTTCTGTCAGGCCACGACTGACCAGGAGGAACTCATGTCACACAAACTATTAGGAGCAGAATTCCAG GATCAGCTGGAACTTCTTCGAGGACTAATGGTTGAAGCACTGTATGAGGAAAATTTGGATCAG TGGTTTACTCCCGATGGCTTCAGGTCAATGTTTGCAATGATTGGAAGGAATGGACAAGGAATTGGGACAAG TTCCCTCAGTGTGTATGTTCACAACTGTGATGCACTGGAGCTCCCATCTCAGGACAGGGAAAAACTGGATGCATTCATTGACCAGCTGTATGTGGACATCGAGCATG AGTCAGGGAGTTTCCTGAATTGTGAGGGATCTGGACTTTACAGTCTGCAGAGTTGCT GTAACCACAGCTGCGAACCTAATGCTGAACCAGCATTTGATGAAAGCAACTATGTACTCAGTATGAGAGCCCTCCGTGACATCACTCAGGGAGAG GAATTATTCATCTGTTATTTGGACGAGTGTGAGAGAACAAGAAGTAAGCACAGTAGACAAAAGTTGCTGAG GGAGAATTATCTCTTTTCCTGCTCGTGTGAAAAGTGTACCAGGGAGGCAGAAGAACCTGATGTCACATCcagtgaagaggaggaggatgatgaAGATGGAGAGAGTGATGAACACTGA
- the LOC136430964 gene encoding histone-lysine N-trimethyltransferase SMYD5-like isoform X2, with amino-acid sequence MQCINTLKWSWFHRRLEIPTCCLQFPDGKKSCDHCMRSMETAEAMSRRLANTPSLVLPFPQCCAVRQEEHVTCPHCQVVYCSESCRQEGWNKYHRVLCLGPSVNDLEHPINKLAETWRNIHYPPETASIMMIARMIAMVKQTADRDDLLQTFSGFCQATTDQEELMSHKLLGAEFQDQLELLRGLMVEALYEENLDQWFTPDGFRSMFAMIGRNGQGIGTSSLSVYVHNCDALELPSQDREKLDAFIDQLYVDIEHESGSFLNCEGSGLYSLQSCCNHSCEPNAEPAFDESNYVLSMRALRDITQGEELFICYLDECERTRSKHSRQKLLRENYLFSCSCEKCTREAEEPDVTSSEEEEDDEDGESDEH; translated from the exons ATGCAATGTATAAATACACTG AAGTGGTCATGGTTTCATCGCAGGCTGGAAATACCCACCTGCTGCCTGCAATTTccagatggaaaaaaat CATGTGACCACTGCATGCGCTCCATGGAGACAGCAGAGGCCATGAGCAGACGGCTGGCCAACACTCCCAGTCTGGTGCTGCCCTTCCCACAATGCTGTGCTGTCAGACAAGAGGAGCATGTTACATGTCCTCACTGTCAG GTGGTATACTGTAGTGAGAGTTGCAGACAGGAAGGCTGGAACAAGTACCACAGGGTTCTGTGTCTGGGACCTTCTGTTAATGACTTGGAGCATCCTATCAACAAACTAGCAGAAACCTGGAG AAACATACACTACCCTCCGGAAACTGCCAGTATCATGATGATTGCCAGAATGATAGCCATGGTCAAACAG ACAGCAGACAGGGACGACCTTCTGCAAACCTTCTCTGGTTTCTGTCAGGCCACGACTGACCAGGAGGAACTCATGTCACACAAACTATTAGGAGCAGAATTCCAG GATCAGCTGGAACTTCTTCGAGGACTAATGGTTGAAGCACTGTATGAGGAAAATTTGGATCAG TGGTTTACTCCCGATGGCTTCAGGTCAATGTTTGCAATGATTGGAAGGAATGGACAAGGAATTGGGACAAG TTCCCTCAGTGTGTATGTTCACAACTGTGATGCACTGGAGCTCCCATCTCAGGACAGGGAAAAACTGGATGCATTCATTGACCAGCTGTATGTGGACATCGAGCATG AGTCAGGGAGTTTCCTGAATTGTGAGGGATCTGGACTTTACAGTCTGCAGAGTTGCT GTAACCACAGCTGCGAACCTAATGCTGAACCAGCATTTGATGAAAGCAACTATGTACTCAGTATGAGAGCCCTCCGTGACATCACTCAGGGAGAG GAATTATTCATCTGTTATTTGGACGAGTGTGAGAGAACAAGAAGTAAGCACAGTAGACAAAAGTTGCTGAG GGAGAATTATCTCTTTTCCTGCTCGTGTGAAAAGTGTACCAGGGAGGCAGAAGAACCTGATGTCACATCcagtgaagaggaggaggatgatgaAGATGGAGAGAGTGATGAACACTGA